Proteins encoded in a region of the Nicotiana tomentosiformis chromosome 9, ASM39032v3, whole genome shotgun sequence genome:
- the LOC138899189 gene encoding uncharacterized protein, with protein MDPETKKFVTSRDVLFDEVSSYYSAEKTSNQEKGKSRASAASVYGGPEGIVPGGCSEVGAGNQSMEIQNLTKEQYNRLLHLLENFHGGNAIEVSNNITSGAANFADSGASNHMSYNKALLTDIRILPYPFLITLPNGYKVRVTEIGDAVLSPKLTLHKVLFVPSFKFNLISVHCLTSYLKSTVQFSDTSCIL; from the exons ATGGATCCTGAAACAAAAAAGTTTGTCACTTCCAGAGATGTTTTGTTTGATGAAGTATCATCATACTATTCTGCCGAGAAAACAAGCAatcaagaaaaaggaaaaagtagGGCATCTGCTGCAAGTGTGTACGGAGGACCTGAAGGGATAGTTCCTGGAGGATGCAGTGAAGTTGGTGCTGGAAATCAAAGCATGGAGATTCAAAACCTGACAAAGGAGCAATATAATCGGTTACTGCATCTGCTGGAGAACTTCCATGGTGGAAATGCAATTGAAGTCTCAAATAACATCACTAGTGGGGCAGCAAACTTTGCAG ATTCCGGAGCTTCTAATCATATGTCCTATAACAAAGCCCTATTAACCGACATTAGAATTCTACCTTATCCTTTCTTAATAACCTTACCAAATGGATACAAAGTTAGAGTGACAGAAATTGGTGATGCAGTCCTTAGCCCTAAGCTGACTTTACACAAAGTGTTGTTTGTCCCTAGTTTTAAGTTCAATTTGATCTCAGTTCATTGTTTAACATCATACCTTAAGTCAACTGTCCAATTTTCTGATACTTCATGCATTTTATAG
- the LOC104101217 gene encoding uncharacterized protein, translating to MSSSELNFPASQNPSSKWRFTWEAQSHVSTLRLILFNTKFKPSSQCNNISINLYVEQSLLTISFFEPEQKPATLIRVPLPRVLIDPESPVHSRAFDDHIEVKLSLLIPVDHPLMSGLDLSEPEGKPASDTLFPFSVNYEMKELSAMEEVHFYCRSCSTKLTRAIRLFNEMPSVDWQDVADNWFGTCCCSFGGISEKLVKEFAKSYSCTTGVCLITGASVIICKEDIVGCEFPEPNRDQTYDSQVNSAETTCLTRDVPCKSEQSRKVCFNYPGAGEVVDEISSGRPIEENIGVKQNNEVAEMVLNGDSSTCMPLKLKDEDNMKSLAGISSEANCHTRNQNDGCCTSNMCEMEKEYELNIELLDKQKIFLKGCLGDAFMLRPSNLSNDVKWIEFLCPKCSSIIGSYPFSSDIAPLDDGIRLYKYNISTCLPICGVNDLFRNYTLERMFTRQLLEAAQDELSFRTVVRDMHTKSPLSQIVLLNPNAWCYSGCCMHDMEPAAKINMYPIVKLLFSANIKGMELEPRKVEEWVTKNQTDEVYMLPSQVTELITNLEMANKMWPPSHMLLQGFYMSSLKR from the exons ATGTCTTCATCTGAACTCAACTTTCCCGCCTCTCAAAACCCTAGCAGCAAATGGCGATTCACATGGGAAGCTCAATCACACGTTTCAACTCTTCGATTAATCCTTTTCAATACCAAATTCAAGCCCTCTTCTCAATGCAACAATATCAGTATCAACTTATATGTGGAGCAATCTCTGCTCACTATCAGCTTTTTCGAACCGGAACAAAAACCCGCGACTTTAATTAGGGTTCCGCTTCCTCGGGTCTTAATTGACCCGGAATCTCCGGTTCATTCTAGAGCGTTTGATGATCATATTGAAGTTAAACTTTCTCTTCTTATTCCTGTTGATCATCCGCTCATGTCGGGCTTGGATTTATCTGAACCAGAAGGAAAACCGGCCTCAGATACGTTGTTTCCGTTCTCCGTGAATTATG AAATGAAGGAATTATCTGCGATGGAGGAAGTCCACTTTTACTGCAGAAGTTGCTCGACTAAGTTAACCAGGGCTATCAG ATTATTTAATGAGATGCCATCAGTCGACTGGCAAGATGTTGCAGACAATTGGTTTGGGACATGTTGTTGCTCGTTTGGTGGTATAAGTGAAAAGCTGGTCAAGGAATTTGCAAAGTCATATTCTTGTACAACAGGTGTTTGCCTTATAACTGGCGCatctgttattatatgcaaagaGGACATTGTTGGATGTGAATTTCCTGAGCCGAATAGGGACCAAACTTATGATTCTCAGGTCAATTCAGCCGAGACGACTTGTTTAACCAGAGATGTACCCTGCAAAAGTGAACAATCAAGAAAGGTCTGCTTCAACTATCCAGGCGCAGGAGAGGTAGTTGATGAGATTAGCAGCGGTCGCCCTATAGAAGAAAATATTGGGGTGAAACAAAACAATGAAGTTGCTGAAATGGTGTTAAATGGTGATAGTTCAACATGCATGCCTTTAAAGTTGAAGGACGAAGACAATATGAAGTCATTGGCTGGAATTTCTTCAGAAGCAAACTGCCACACTAGAAACCAGAACGATGGCTGTTGTACAAGCAATATGTGTGAAATGGAGAAAGAATATGAATTGAATATTGAACTCCTAGATAAGCAGAAGATATTTCTTAAAGGCTGCCTTGGGGATGCTTTTATGTTGAGACCTTCCAATCTTTCCAATGATGTCAAGTGGATTGAATTTCTCTGTCCTAAATGTTCATCTATTATAGGATCATATCCTTTCTCCAGTGATATTGCACCATTGGATGATGGAATTCGGCTATACAAATATAACATATctacttgtttgcctatttgtgGGGTGAATGATCTGTTTAG GAACTATACGTTGGAAAGGATGTTTACACGTCAACTGCTTGAAGCTGCACAAGATGAACTATCATTTCGGACTGTTGTCAGAGATATGCACACCAAAAGTCCACTTTCACAAATTGTTCTCCTAAACCCAAATGCATGGTGCTATAGTGGATGTTGCATGCATGACATGGAACCAGCTGCTAAGATCAATATGTACCCGATTGTCAAGCTATTATTCTCTGCGAACATTAAGGGCATGGAACTTGAACCCAG GAAAGTAGAAGAATGGGTGACCAAGAATCAAACAGATGAAGTTTATATGTTGCCATCTCAAGTGACAGAACTAATTACAAACTTGGAGATGGCAAATAAAATGTGGCCACCGTCACATATGCTGTTGCAGGGTTTCTATATGTCATCCTTGAAGAGATAA
- the LOC117277959 gene encoding uncharacterized protein, protein MAVDGDTSDSTNSPNVNKDTLDSTNPLYMHPSESAGLTLVPVVFDGTGYRSWRRGVLRALSVKNKVGFITGKCKKPDSGHPTFEQWKRCDDMELEDRYDQTNGAKLYQLEREINDLSQGTLDITGYYTKMKKLWEELNTLNEFSQSYGLDYEETSNPVTKMVTIRTIFSVAASKNWKLWQLNVKNVFFAEN, encoded by the exons ATGGCGGTAGATGGCGATACTTCGGATTCAACTAATTCACCAAATGTAAACAAAGATACATTGGATTCGACCAATCCTTTGTACATGCATCCTTCAGAGAGTGCCGGGTTGACACTAGTGCCAGTAGTATTTGACGGAACTGGTTATAGATCCTGGAGAAGAGGCGTCCTCAGAGCTCTCTCAGTGAAGAATAAGGTCGGTTTCATCACCGGAAAATGTAAGAAGCCAGATTCCGGCCATCCGACATTTGAGCAGTGGAAGAGATGCGACGACATG GAACTGGAGGATAGGTACGATCAGACGAATGGAGCGAAATTGTACCAGCTTGAAAGGGAAATTAACGACCTAAGTCAGGGAACACTAGACATTACAGGATATTATACAAAAATGAAGAAGCTTTGGGAAGAGTTAAACACATTAAATGAATTTTCTCAAAGTTATGGGCTGGATTATGAGGAGACTTCCAACCCAGTTACAAAAATGGTAACAATAAGAACCATTTTCTCTGTTGCAGCATCTAAGAATTGGAAGTTGTGGCAACTTAATGTAAAGAACGTTTTCTTTGCGGAGAATTAG